The genomic window CGCGATCTGCGAACCTGCGGACCAGATTCAGGTCGTGCGTGATCAACAGCACGGCCATGCCGTAGCGGCGCTGCAGGTCGGCCAGCAGTTCGAGAATCTGCGCCCGCACTGTGACATCGAGCGCAGTAGTCGGCTCGTCGGCCAGCAGCACCCGCGGCTTGCAGGCCAGGGCCATGGCGATCATGGCGCGCTGGCGCTGCCCGCCCGACAACTGGTGTGGTAACGCCTGCGCCCGCCGTGCCGGCTCGGCGATGCCGGTGTCGGCCAGTAGCTGGACCGCTGCAGCCTGGGCAGCACGCGCCGACAGGCCTTCGTGCAGTTCGAGCACCTCCGCGATCTGGTCGCCGACGCTGTAGAGCGCGTTGAGTGCTGTCATCGGCTCCTGGAAAATCATCGCGATCTCCTTGCCGCGGATGCCGCGCAGTCGCTGCTCAGGGAGCGACAGCAGATCGCGAAAACCCGAAACTTTGTCGCCACCCTGAAGCCTGGCGACGCCACTCACCGTGGCGTTCTGCACGAGGCGCAACAGCGACAACGCAGTCACCGTTTTGCCCGAACCCGACTCCCCGACGAGCGCAAGCTTTTCGCCTGCACCGATGCTGAAGTCGACACCGTGCACGACTTCCTTGTCGCCGAATGCGACCCGCAGATTCTTCACCTCGAGCAGCGGTTCGAACTTCATTTTTCGGCCTTGCGCGGGTCGAGCGCGTCGCGCAACGCATCGCCCATGAAAGTGAGCAGCATGAGCGTGACGACCAGCACGGCAAAGGTCGACAGCGAGATCCACCAGGCGTCGATGTTGGCCTTGCCCTGGCTCAGCAATTCGCCCAGCGATGGCGTGCCTGGCGGTACACCGAGCCCCAGAAAATCCAGCGAGGTCAGCGCCAGGATCGCGGCACTCATGCGAAACGGCAAGAACGTGACCACCGGCGTCATGCTGTTGGGCAGGATGTGGCGCCACATGATCTGCATGTTGCCGACCCCCAGTGCGCGTGCGGCGCGCACGTAGTCCATCTGGCGATTTCGCAGGAACTCGGCACGGACGTAATCGGACAAGCCCATCCAGCCGAACAGGCTCAGCAGAATCAAAAGCAATGCGATGCTGGGCGCGAAGATCGCACTGAAGATGATGAGCAGATAGAGCTCCGGCATCGAGCCCCAGATTTCGATGAAGCGTTGAAACGCAAGGTCGGTCTTGCCGCCGAAGAAGCCCTGAATGGCGCCGGTGATCACCCCCAGCAAAGTGCCGATGAACGTGAGCGCCAACGCGAACAACACGCTCACCCTGAAGCCGTAGATCAGTTGCGCCAGCAAGTCGCGCCCACGGTCGTCGGTGCCGAAAAGGTTGTCGCGCGACGGCTCCGCTGGGTTGGGAAATTTCGCGAAGTAGTTGAGCGTCTTCGGCCCGTAGGGGTTGGGCGCGTAAAGCGCCCAGTTCGGCCCTTGCGTAATGCGCTCGCGGATGAATGGGTCGAGGTAGTCGGCTGGTGTCTCGAAGTCGCCGCCGAAGGTCTTTTCGGCGTAGTCGCGCATCACCGGAAAGTACGTTTGGCCTTCGTATCGAACCACCAGCGGCTTGTCGGTCGACAGCAATTCGGCGAACAGGCTCAGTACGACGAGGATGCTGAAAAGCACGAGACTCCAAAACCCGAGCGGGTTGCGTCGAAAGCGCCGCCACGCGCGCCGCCTCGGTGACAGCGACGGGGCTGAGCGCACAGGCGCCACGATCGTGTTCACGGGCTCAGTCAAACTTCACTCTCGGATCGACCCACACGTAGCAAAGATCGCTGATGAGCTTGGTCACCAGGCCAATCAGGGTGAAGAGGTAAAGCGTGCCGAGGACCACCGGGTAATCACGACGGATCACGCTCTCATAGCTCAGCAAGCCCAGCCCGTCGAGAGAGAACAGCGTTTCGATAAGCAACGATCCGGTGAAGAACGCACCGATGAAAGCCGCCGGAAAGCCCGTGATGATCGGGATCAGCGCATTGCGAAACACATGCTTCCACAGCACCTGCCGCTCCGACAGACCTTTGGCGCGCGCGGTCAGCACGTATTGCTTACGGATCTCTTCGAGGAACGAGTTCTTGGTGAGCATGGCGGTCACCGCAAAACTGCCGAGCACCATCGCGGTGATGGGCAAGGTGATGTGCCACAGATAGTCGACGATGCGTGCGCCCCAGGTCATGCTGTCCCAGTTAGACGAGGTGAGCCCGCGCAGCGGAAACCACTGCAACTGCCCGCCGAAGATCACCAGCAGCGCCACCCCGAGCACGAAGCCGGGAATCGCATAACCGACAAGCACGACCAGCGTGGTCACGAAGTCGAAGCGAGAACCGGCGCGTACCGCTTTGGCAACGCCCAGCGGCACCGCGATAAGGTAGCTGATGAAGAAGGTCCACAACCCGAGGCTGATCGACACCGGCAGCTTTTCTTTCACCAGTTGCCAGACGTCCTTGCGCTGATAGAAGCTCTGCCCGAGATCGAAACGCGCGAAAGATTTCAGCATGCCCCAGAAGCGCTCAATCGGCGGCTTGTCGAAGCCATAAAGCTGCTTGATTTCTTCGATGCGCTTGGCATCGAGTCCCTGCCGCCCGCGATAACCTGCACCGCTCGAAGCGGCACGCTCACCGCCCGAGTCACGGCCTTGCAGCTGCGAGACCATTTGCTCTACCGGCCCGCCGGGCACGAACTGGGTCACCACGAACGTCAGGATGAGTACGCCGAGCAGCGTCGGCACCATCAGCAACAAGCGTTTGAGGATATAGCTGGCCATTGGCGTTGATCTACTTGTTGGAAGGCGACGCCCACCAGGTCGCCATCGCCCACGAATCGGGCTGATAGAACGGCGGCAGGGTCGGCGGCAGCACAAAGCCGGCCGGCCGATAGCCGACCAGGAACGCATCGCTGTACCACTGCGGGATGGAGTAGTAACCATGCGACAACACGCGGTCGAGCGAGCGCATCGCGGCGGTTAGCTCGGGGCGCGTCGTGGCCTGCACCACCTTCTGCAGCAGCGCATCGACCGCCGGATCGGCGATGCCCCAGATGTTCGATGAGCCGGTCGTGGCCGCCGCTTTGGAACCGAACAGCTCGAACATCTCGCCGCCCGGCGCATTGCTGCCAGGCAGTCGCACCGTGGTCATCTCGAACTCGAAGTTGTCCATGCGCTGCTGGTACAGCGAGCCATCGACGGTGCGCACCCGCAGGTCGATGCCCAGCTTGCTCAGCGACGTTTGCAGCGGGGTGATGAGCCGAATCAACGATGCCTGGTTGTTGAGCAGCTCGATGTCGAAGACCTCGTTCTTCGCATTGCGCAGCGCGCCGTCGCGATATGTCCAGCCGGCTTGTGCCAGCAGCAGTTGCGCTTGCCGCAAGTTGTCGCGCAAGCTCGCCGGCGGCAGGGTCGTCGGC from Variovorax sp. PAMC28562 includes these protein-coding regions:
- a CDS encoding ABC transporter permease; translation: MAPVRSAPSLSPRRRAWRRFRRNPLGFWSLVLFSILVVLSLFAELLSTDKPLVVRYEGQTYFPVMRDYAEKTFGGDFETPADYLDPFIRERITQGPNWALYAPNPYGPKTLNYFAKFPNPAEPSRDNLFGTDDRGRDLLAQLIYGFRVSVLFALALTFIGTLLGVITGAIQGFFGGKTDLAFQRFIEIWGSMPELYLLIIFSAIFAPSIALLLILLSLFGWMGLSDYVRAEFLRNRQMDYVRAARALGVGNMQIMWRHILPNSMTPVVTFLPFRMSAAILALTSLDFLGLGVPPGTPSLGELLSQGKANIDAWWISLSTFAVLVVTLMLLTFMGDALRDALDPRKAEK
- a CDS encoding microcin C ABC transporter permease YejB; the protein is MASYILKRLLLMVPTLLGVLILTFVVTQFVPGGPVEQMVSQLQGRDSGGERAASSGAGYRGRQGLDAKRIEEIKQLYGFDKPPIERFWGMLKSFARFDLGQSFYQRKDVWQLVKEKLPVSISLGLWTFFISYLIAVPLGVAKAVRAGSRFDFVTTLVVLVGYAIPGFVLGVALLVIFGGQLQWFPLRGLTSSNWDSMTWGARIVDYLWHITLPITAMVLGSFAVTAMLTKNSFLEEIRKQYVLTARAKGLSERQVLWKHVFRNALIPIITGFPAAFIGAFFTGSLLIETLFSLDGLGLLSYESVIRRDYPVVLGTLYLFTLIGLVTKLISDLCYVWVDPRVKFD